A section of the Bombus fervidus isolate BK054 chromosome 9, iyBomFerv1, whole genome shotgun sequence genome encodes:
- the Dy gene encoding transmembrane protein dusky: MRWRIFILACLLLKGLARTEDVEVVEAIPGEDSRNDNSALNRQDNDINTSDQLALESLGEKDAGGNHYKPGGLRGHPLPLPPSRGGLGLPHPRPHHNVAYHGPPPPLPPSKASSEAIDKIYTTGSGISTAVGAEPWPAPTPDMPKIISLDVKCEKNLMKVYLGFDKPFYGIVFSKGHYSNVNCVHLPAGLGRTSVNFEISIHACGTAGNTENGLYGYGAESGSGTYFENIIVVQYDPQVQEVWDQARKLRCTWHDLYEKSVTFRPFPVDMLDVVRADFAGDNVGCWMQIQVGKGPWASEVSGLVKIGQTMTMVLAIKDDDSKFDMLVRNCMAHDGKRAPIQLVDQRGCITRPKLMSRFTKIKNFGASASVLSYAHFQAFKFPDSMEVHFQCTIQICRYQCPEQCSESPLLLESQGLLENHHPPSSGHPDSSYGLPPPIPLPLEAYLQAAAGRPRDERRRKSREIMPSPQKAVGVNRIIRVVSTGDLTFSIDESNNGESSGSTMIFPVRNENTANAAMICMTTPGFVVTLIVLLAVLLFSCILSTYLCLRLRPFSGKARKAATYYNEEQSTPKKSTRTCFYS; encoded by the coding sequence CTGGCTCGAACGGAGGATGTCGAGGTAGTCGAGGCAATTCCCGGAGAGGACAGTCGTAACGATAATTCAGCCTTGAATCGTCAAGACAACGACATAAATACCTCGGACCAATTGGCGTTAGAATCGTTAGGCGAGAAGGATGCCGGTGGTAATCATTATAAACCGGGTGGTCTCCGAGGTCATCCCCTCCCTCTTCCGCCAAGTCGAGGTGGACTGGGACTGCCACATCCGAGACCACACCATAACGTCGCATATCATGGTCCACCGCCACCCTTGCCGCCATCGAAAGCGTCATCGGAGGCCATTGACAAGATCTACACAACGGGTAGTGGGATTAGCACAGCTGTAGGTGCAGAACCCTGGCCAGCACCCACGCCAGATATGCCGAAGATCATTTCGTTAGACGTGAAGTGCGAGAAAAATCTAATGAAAGTTTACCTCGGCTTTGATAAGCCGTTCTACGGTATAGTCTTTAGCAAAGGCCACTACAGTAACGTTAATTGTGTGCACTTACCAGCAGGCTTAGGACGCACTTCGGTTAACTTCGAGATTAGTATTCACGCGTGTGGCACAGCTGGCAACACAGAGAATGGTTTATACGGGTACGGCGCTGAATCCGGGTCAGGAACGTACTTTGAAAACATTATCGTGGTGCAATACGATCCGCAAGTTCAGGAAGTTTGGGATCAGGCGCGAAAGCTGCGATGCACTTGGCACGACTTGTACGAGAAATCTGTTACGTTCCGTCCGTTTCCTGTCGACATGCTGGACGTGGTGCGCGCCGACTTCGCCGGCGATAACGTTGGTTGCTGGATGCAAATACAGGTCGGGAAGGGTCCATGGGCGTCCGAGGTCTCCGGACTGGTTAAAATTGGTCAGACGATGACGATGGTACTCGCGATAAAAGACGACGATTCGAAATTCGATATGCTCGTGAGAAACTGCATGGCACACGACGGAAAACGAGCGCCGATTCAACTGGTCGATCAGAGAGGTTGCATTACTAGACCGAAGCTTATGTCGCGGTTCactaaaattaagaatttcgGCGCGTCCGCGTCAGTTCTCTCCTACGCTCATTTCCAGGCGTTCAAATTCCCCGACTCGATGGAAGTGCATTTTCAATGCACCATACAgatatgtcgctatcaatgTCCAGAGCAGTGCTCCGAATCTCCTTTGTTGTTGGAGTCTCAAGGTCTTTTGGAGAATCATCATCCTCCATCTAGTGGACATCCTGATTCCAGTTACGGTCTTCCGCCCCCTATTCCGCTTCCTTTGGAAGCGTATTTGCAGGCGGCTGCGGGACGTCCTCGAGacgaaagacgaagaaaatccCGAGAAATAATGCCGAGTCCTCAGAAGGCGGTCGGAGTCAATCGTATAATACGAGTTGTTTCTACAGGTGACCTGACGTTTTCCATCGATGAGTCGAACAATGGAGAATCGAGCGGATCGACGATGATCTTCCCTGTACGGAATGAGAACACCGCGAACGCGGCTATGATTTGCATGACTACTCCAGGTTTCGTCGTTACGCTCATAGTACTCCTTGCCGTGTTATTATTCTCGTGTATACTCTCCACCTACCTCTGTCTACGCCTAAGACCGTTCTCAGGAAAAGCTAGGAAGGCTGCGACGTACTATAACGAAGAACAAAGCACGCCTAAAAAGTCAACCAGGACGTGTTTTTACTCATAG
- the M gene encoding zona pellucida domain-containing protein miniature — MPGVWRLLRMLIYMVVGLKSVGSNSDIWPLERPEGMPAIQSLEVMCGKDHMDVHLSFSQPFEGIVSSKGQHADPRCVYVPPSTGQTFFSFRIAYARCGTKPDMHGQFYENTVVVQYDKDLLEVWDEAKRLRCEWFNDYEKTASKPPMVIADLDVIQLDFRGDNVDCWMEIQHGKGPWAPPVSGIVPLGSTLTLVVAINDYRGEFDMRVKSCVASDGGGHTIQLSDEFGCVLRPKMISRFLKARGSDDRATVITYAFFHAFKFPDALSVHIKCKVEICRHGCLDHCQLSGSVGHYIQERKDQIRPQYPQTTVPPTVHNDEDNSADKSNENVGGGTEQGDGSLYDDIIQDGDEMTSIGGHFLGVEKSVPKAQAQTSNRLPASVVETPNEEVHLDDADLSRPFIDPPRMTRYESDQDQFPHGPRNLEGDSSAIPVIPLSSANGRRKRSVVVSDRKIRSADVGVSGLYEVISEADLAFSPDTHAEAVTVFQGRIREEVVYGICLPMPGFSALFIVVALSAVISALVAGAMLHRLQAQREAVDSRKNNRAVHSTNGWLPYGLLRVRCTTRPTHLEQIQQKQTNPVATSPSVERG; from the exons GTGGTTGGCTTGAAGAGCGTTGGTAGCAATAGCGACATTTGGCCGCTAGAAAGGCCAGAGGGAATGCCAGCCATACAATCTCTCGAAGTGATGTGTGGAAAGGATCACATGGATGTACATCTCTCGTTTTCACAACCCTTCGAGGGCATCGTCTCGTCCAAAGGCCAACACGCCGATCCGCGATGCGTCTATGTTCCACCGTCCACTGGTCAgactttcttctcctttcggATAGCCTATGCGAG ATGCGGTACCAAGCCGGATATGCATGGACAGTTCTATGAGAACACTGTTGTCGTTCAGTACGACAAAGATTTGCTCGAAGTCTGGGACGAGGCCAAACGATTGCGATGCGAATGGTTCAACGATTACGAAAAGACTGCCTCGAAACCGCCAATGGTTATCGCAGATCTCGACGTAATACAGTTAGACTTCAGAG GCGACAACGTGGATTGTTGGATGGAAATTCAACACGGCAAGGGACCATGGGCACCTCCGGTTTCCGGAATAGTACCGCTCGGCTCTACTCTCACCCTAGTCGTCGCTATAAACGATTATCGAG GAGAATTCGACATGCGCGTCAAGTCGTGCGTGGCCTCGGACGGCGGTGGACACACGATACAGCTGAGCGACGAGTTCGGATGCGTGCTGAGGCCGAAGATGATCAGCCGATTCTTGAAAGCACGGGGTTCCGACGATCGGGCGACGGTCATCACTTACGCCTTCTTCCACGCGTTCAAGTTCCCGGACGCGTTGAGCGTGCACATCAAGTGCAAG GTTGAGATCTGTCGTCACGGCTGTTTGGATCACTGTCAGCTCAGTGGATCCGTTGGCCACTACATTCAAGAGCGCAAGGATCAGATACGACCACAATACCCGCAAACCACGGTACCGCCCACCGTTCACAACGACGAGGACAACAGTGCCGACAAGAGTAACGAAAACGTAGGTGGTGGAACCGAGCAAGGTGATGGCTCCCTTTACGATGACATTATTCAAGATGGTGATGAGATGACCTCGATAGGAGGTCATTTCTTGGGGGTCGAGAAATCAGTTCCGAAAGCACAGGCGCAGACAAGCAACCGGTTACCGGCGTCGGTAGTTGAGACACCAAACGAGGAGGTTCATTTGGATGACGCTGATCTTTCAAGACCATTCATA GATCCTCCACGGATGACACGATACGAGAGTGATCAAGACCAATTCCCGCACGGGCCTCGGAATCTCGAGGGTGACAGCAGCGCGATACCCGTGATACCTCTCTCGTCTGCAAATGGCAGACGAAAGAGATCGGTCGTGGTATCCGATAGGAAAATCCGTAGCGCCGATGTCGGCGTCAGTGGTTTGTACGAGGTGATCTCCGAAGCTGATCTAGCCTTTAGCCCAGACACACATGCAGAAGCAGTAACGGTCTTTCAAGGTAGAATACGCGAGGAAGTAGTTTATGGTATCTGCCTGCCGATGCCCGGTTTCAGCGCGCTGTTTATCGTCGTGGCGCTTTCTGCAGTCATTTCCGCACTTGTCGCCGGCGCGATGCTGCATCGGTTGCAAGCACAACGCGAGGCAGTCGACAGCAGAAAGAACAATAGAGCGGTTCACTCGACGAACGGTTGGCTACCTTACGGATTGCTGCGCGTACGCTGTACGACGAGACCAACTCATCTGGAACAAATTCAACAAAAACAAACGAATCCAGTCGCCACGAGTCCTTCGGTCGAGAGAGGTTGA